The Candidatus Aegiribacteria sp. sequence TCTGCAGGATCCGGCTGTGGAGGATAAATATCGTTAATGAACATGACTCCATGCGCGATGAAGCAGTCGCTACCGATCTGAACCATTTCACATACAAAGCTGTGACTCTGTACCCTCGTTCTGTCGCCAATCGTGACGCCCTTCTGTATTTCGGTGAAACATCCGACCATGCAATCCCTGCCTATGGTGCATCCATACATGTTCACGAAATTCCAGATCTTCGTGCCCTCGCCGATGTTGCAGTTGTTAACAATCTGAAGATTGTTCGGTTTGAAATCCAATTTGTTCTCCTTCCCTTTGGAAACATCTCAATCCCCAATCATATTAGCATTTCCGGCGGAGGAGAAGATTTGATTAAGAACATTCGGAATTTCTGCATAATTGCACATATCGATCATGGCAAGT is a genomic window containing:
- a CDS encoding N-acetyltransferase, with protein sequence MYGCTIGRDCMVGCFTEIQKGVTIGDRTRVQSHSFVCEMVQIGSDCFIAHGVMFINDIYPPQPDPADWKGTIIEDGVSIGSNSTILPVRIGKNAIIGGGAVVTKDVPPGAVVAGNPARILRYLEE